The Elaeis guineensis isolate ETL-2024a chromosome 5, EG11, whole genome shotgun sequence DNA segment CAAGCTGAACCAATCGTTGGCCGGTACGAGCCTCATACCATTTCCATGGACCTTGTTTTCAAGGGCTTCCACTAAATAGAGTTTAGGCACCAGAGTAGAAGAAATGCATAACAAAATTATGATCAAACTACTACAATATATTGTTATAGAAAAGCTAGAAGGAACCGATATAACCAAAAAAGGCAGTAAAAATATAGACGTACATAATAAGTGAGACAAAAATTAACAGGAAATGATTGATTAATACAAGAATTTGAATGAGAAGAGCAAGAATGCTAAACAAAAATAATCCACTGCCAAATCTAAAATAGCACCTGAATAAAGGGTTTGACTATCAAAACTTGTACATGCAAATACAAATACGGAACTGCAAAGTCATCCTTAAACAATGGACCTAAACTCCAGAGCAGATAGATAATAATAGAAACTCAGATTTCCCTAGATGATAAGAAGCAATCAATTTCAAGCTTCCACATATGGTTAAATCACTTAGActcaagcatgcaaaagagaagtGAACACTTAGCACCAAAAAGAGCATTCTTCATGTCTCCAGCATCATTTCGATTCACGTGAATTGACATAACACAAACAGAGTTaaaaaaattatggaaaaaaaaatactagtatGTTCGTCCAATTTATTGTACAAACATATACCTGGTTCATCTGAAAGTAATGCTAAAATCCTGTCCGCAAGTTCCTGCACAATAAATAGGAAAAGCACATCAAAGGGCAAAAAAGTATGAACAGCATACATCTATAGGGGTCAAAATGTTCTTAAAACAAGAGGCCACGTTACTTAGGTGCTCAAGCCACATACATATGAAAATTTGACATATCCAAGTGAATTACTAAAAAGCGCCACTAACATTTCATCAAGCTAAAAAACAACATGCAAAATGTCATACTTTTAAGAGCTCTTTAAATGTATACCCCTGTAAATATGGTTTATTACATATTGACCCTCCAAAAATTATACTTGCATCCATATGCCTCAAATCATCCTCCTTTGCAATTATACTCCTTTCATTAGATTTTTGATTAATGATGTTTAAAAATAACCATTTTAAGTATAAAAGACATTATCTCCCTTTTGCATTAgtatcctaaaaaaaattaatatcttaatttATAACAGAGAAAGCCATAtttttgcataatttttttatgagtATTAATACAATAAAgtcattttatacttaatacagtCATGTATTAACACCATTAGTCAAAAATCGAACGAAGAGGATATTCTTGCAAAAACAGGAAGGTTTGAGGGGTATATACAAAAAGTGAGGTTTGAATGGTAAAAATGAATAAGCCATATTTGCAAGGGTAAATAAGGGAAAAAAACAACTATTTCTAAACATCTGCTGAAAACTTTCTGGTAAATGAATTACAGGCAAGAAATTATTTATATGTAATACTTAGTATGTTATAAAAATTAAGCTTATAAGAAAGTGGAAGAATAGCTACATGATATCTGCATGATTGCAGAACATATTGTAGGAGACAATCTAGTGGGAGATTCACAACGAACCTAAGAGGGAGATCAATGAACAGAGCAGATTGGCTTTAAATGGTTTATAAGCCCATTTCTAATCGTCATGAAATGTCAAAGTTAGACCTAATTTATCTGTTGgtcaattctttatttttgtaGGTGATTCCACTATTAGTCTCTCATTGATTGCTAAATAGCTAAGTCAGGAGATTCTTCTTGTCAAATGACTGGCAATGAAAACAAATACTTGGAGAGGCAAATAAGGAGCAAATAAGAGATAAATATTTTGCCTGCAAAGCATTAAACTTTTCCTCTCTAATTGTGTAAACTAGTGATTTTCAGAAATAATAATATAGAAGTGAACAAAAACAACTCAATCATATTCTCACCGCTTTCCTAACAATTTTTTAACTCAACAAAAaaaatctatcttttttttttggggtgggggGGTTCTTTACTGTTGTTTTAGCATTCTTTTCTTTTGCTCTCTCAGCAAACAAACAGAGCCTTATTTATCTATGCCATTTTCTTTAGATTCCATGTTTCATTCTTGTTTTCAACTCAACAGCCTTCCACCACCTTTATTAGACAATCCTTTCTCTCAGGTACTATTTCTCAGTGATAAAATCTGTGCATGTGCCCACATATGCAGATGTGGTCCATTGACTGCATTGCACTGCCTATATGTGGTTATTATACATGGTGATATCGCACATAGACCAAACAAGCAAACCACTTAGAATTGTGGAGGCATGTGAGACCTGCTTAGCATTGTGAAGCTGCATATGCTAGCCTGTTTAGCATTCTGAAGCCACATATCCGCCCCACTCTTATGTGGGTCTATGCGATGGTTGTGTTTGATGAAGGTTCTAGGTAGGCTTGATACAGAGTTCTAATGATGCTAAAATGTTGATGATGCTATAACTATTGTTATAACATGTAGGTACCAAGTACTTACCAACTATTAGTTGTTATTGATATTAAAATTGTTTCCATCCATCCAAAAAAGTATTACCACCAATACCATTGTTGTTATTGTATTTAATGTATCACATTGACTTCTAAAGAGTTAGAAAATGGTATTATATGTATCAACCTATGCCGCCCATATACAACATATGCACTATGTGGCCCCTTTGCAACCACATACTGCGGCGCCTTTTAAAGCACAGCTACTGCTAGTAATACTAAGAGAAAAATATAGCCTTGAaatagacaactatttaacaatATTTCTGCAATCTGACGACCAAATGTAATTTTTATTCCAGAGTGTCGTTCGTTGTGTACAAGCTATAATCCTAGGTACAATTAAGCCAGAATTCACAGCTGCAAAATCCTGACAAGCCATTTAAATTGTTGCAAGTACACACTGTATAGCACAAGAGTAACAAAAAAGTACATTGACATGCAGATCAAAGAACTGACATATATAGCAAATCAATTTATCGATATTTTCCCAGCTAACCTGCTTCTTCCCTTGTTTTGCCAGACCAAGTTGAGTCAGGACATCTTTAAGCTCTTTTATCCTGAAGTATGCCAATTTATCCTGAAATAAAAGCAAGCAGTTTTGAATTTAACAGGAAAAACGAAACATTGTTTACTGAAGATTCTGCTTTATCAAATGATGTCAAACCACATGAAGCACAAGCATAAGCAGATCAAATAAAGAAgaagtttattttatattaatctcGCCAGACTTAAAGAAATTAGCAGCTCATTGACAATTTTGAGAAACTTCAACTAGCCAGACATAATCAAATTTTAAGCCACCATTCCATTTACAAGGTAGGAATAACCAACTGGCTTCATGCAAGGCAAGGTTCAATATGTGACTTGCTGGATTCAATTGTGTAGCATATTGCAGTTGTCTCTTTAACAGTCACTTGATCACTGCGAAGTTTGACTCCGGGAGAGCCAAGCAAAACATTGCATGTCTTGTCTAAATCCTGACTACATTGTCAAGTTTCTGTGATTTATCACAATTTGCTTTTGTAACTATAAACAAAACCATAGAACCATGTCACAAATATTGAAGTTGACTCTATGTATCTCCTTTGCTAAAAAATTCTATTTCAGGCCCAAAGATCGAATTTCAACTTAGTTGACTGTTCTCGCTTTCAACCTAATTAGCTCTTCTTTGTTATATCTGCTACTTCATTTCATATGCATTCAAAGGTACCTTTCTTATAAGAAGTATGACCATAATTCAGAAATCAAAAAAATGTGCGAGAAAATGTAATAGAAGAAGAAAGTCGCTATACTATTTTCCATTTCGCAGGCTTAGATTTTTCATACTTGCATGTAACTTTGACTCCTTGAACATGACGATTATGTGGGTCCATCACGTTGTGTGTACTAGATATGCATAATATATGTTCCAGAATTTTGTTTTATTTACATCTATACTTGAAATCCAGATCATGCAGCTGCAAATGACTTTGTTCAACTGGTTCTAGGAAGAGAAACATATATCCACAACTCACTTTGCGATGAGTATTGGACAATAACAAAAGAAGTAGATACGTTTAGCAATCAACCATCAAACCAGCAGCATAGCCCAAGTGACATTATAAATTAGTTCAAAAAAATCGTAGATGGTGACTTGATCATGAACGTGAAGGACCAGGATCCATTGAACCACTTCTAGCTCGTTTGGAAACAAGGGCATTCGACTTCTTAATATAATAAAAGGACAATTCGTCAGAAAACCAAGAATCCATTCATGCACCAATTCACCTAATCACCAGGAGGATGCACCTAATATGACAAATTTCAAGCATTCCCTACAATCAAACACTTAGAACTTGCTAATGGATACACTTAGAACTTGCTAATGGATAGACAAAGAACCCTCACTTAGAAAGCCTTTAAGTAAAGAAAGTAACACAAGGACCGCAATAATTCAAGCATCTGCATGTCAAAGGAGAGCTACTATAATCTTCGGACCTCCTGCATTACACAAACTTGAAAAATTATAGCTACGAAAGAACCTTTGACGTAAATTCCgcccatatttatatatttttaaaaaaaacatgGTACGGCAATCTGATTTCAATCGCACTTTTCTTGTTATTTTCCAATCAAAACCCTAAAAAGCACCCGAGAATCGATAAACCCCAACCCATCCCAAACTAAACCATCCAGTTCCAAACAATTGAATAAACTTTAAAAAAGAAAATCCAACATACCATTAAAATTACAAGAaatcattgtaaaaaaaaaaaaacaacggcGATAGAAGAATAATGAAGATGAAAAACAAATACCCTGCAACTGGCCACCAAGTCCATCGCTCTTAATCACGCACGCCAGCGCCGTACCAAGCCGAAAAGATAGCAGATTGTCCACCTCTCCGGTGCGGTCTCAATCTATGTGCTCCCACATGGATCAATCACGGACGGCGGAAAGAAAAATTGGAATCCAGCCGAACTGTCTGTCGCGAAACCGGAGAGCGCAAAGATTTGAGAAGGGAGGCTCCGCCTAGGGCGAGACGACGCAGCAAAGAATCTCTCCAAGAAACCCTAAAAGAAGAGAATGGATAGCTAGTTCTTGGAGAAGGGTGGGAGCCGGTGGATATAACCCTACGGAGAGCATccaagaaggtagagagagaaaatgggggAAGAGAAGCGCGAGCTGCGACTGGGCGCTGGTCATTTAGCGCCGAGCTCTTCCCATCGGTGCCGTGTTTCCCCTTCTCtcatttgcttttcttttcttcgtACCTATATATCTTTCTCTCGCTCCACCggccttttccctttttttttttttcttttcttttcttcttcttctttttttttttttttttttttttgtgtgtgggtGTGATTTTGGGGCCGCACACGTCGAAGGCGCAGGCAACGCGTGCGCGATCACCGAAGCGATACTAAGGATATGATGCGGACGTATACGTGGATATCAAATCGGGTTTATTCCGCCCCGTACGAGTCCGCTTCGGGATCGCGTTTGGTTAAGAAGTTTCGGGAGTGTTCCGTGTTCCATCCGACACGCAGTGTGATTTTTCCAATGAGCCCTTGCCTTTCTCATATATTTGTAATGGGGCCCTAGCTTTTCTATTCCACTACCCTTCTTTTCCTCTTCGTTATAAGACAAACCATGCTGGCTTGATCTTGGTTGGCAATTTGCTTGTTTTCTGTACCGTTGAGATGGAATTTATcatccacaccctctctctccatTTTTATTgggaaattttattatttattctttTCTAAAGGTGATAAATCAACCCACCAAAGTAATAATAATAGTAGTAATAAGCCAAAAGAAAGTGCCCTCTGACTGTGTCTCCATAAGGTCCCTGACATCATTGTGAATCGCAGCCTTTAAGCCCTGCGAAGCGTAAAGTTGGAAATTTTGCTGCAATTGATGCTTTGTTTGGCcatccaaaaatataaaatatctttttctcaAGCAAAacagaattaaaattaaaactttTTTGATTGATTGGTAATTGTTAAAAGCAAGCAAGAAAAAAGTTAGTGAAGAAATTTTTGTTTGTTTAGATGGATAACTTTCATTTTAACTAAATTATATATCTACAAGGGATGTTTTCTGCTTTCGGAATCAAGATCGAGAAAGTGAGAATAATAAACTTTCTCTAGTCAAAAAGATAAAGATCAAGAAGTTTCCTTTGATTGGCTGCTGTATAAAAATTAAAGACAAAGTTGGTGGAAAAAAAAAGACTTTTCCTCATCTAGTAAGTTTTATCTCGACTAAACTTTCTAACTTTCTTTCTTGAAATTACTATTTATTAGagatagaaaatttttaaatagagAAAATTTTCATCCCAACTTTTAtctcaattaaaaaataaaaaaaaaaaatctcactaCCAAGTATCGGAAAAGAAAATTCAATGTATCTAATTTATTCCTTTCACCTTATGAACTTGAAAAATTGGATATAAAATGTTTTCAAAGATATTTTCTGGAAAATATAGATGTGCTCTACAATCAAATTGACTTGGGTCACCATCATTACCTTCAATTTCTACGTGGGCCAACTCCTTTATTGACGATGATGAAACAAGGATGATAGTATGACAACATCCATGCCGGCCTTGACAAGGGATTGTGGACTTGGTCCTTTATTCCATGAAAAATGTTATAATGCAGTGCTTTAAGTAGTTTTTGATTTCACATAAATAAATGAATAGGGGTCATAAATAGGTTGAGTTAGATGTGTTAGATTCAGCTCCTGTTAACCCATTTTGATTCATTTAATAGCTGGATTGAATCATGACCCGACCAATTTTAAGTCGTTAAAACTCATTTAACCAGTTTAAAACCCGCTTAAGCAATATAGCTATATAACCTAATTTGGCTAATTATTTAGACAGGTTATACAGATCATATTGGGAGACAAATTTAACAAAAAGATAGAGTCATGCCATCAAAGAAGGCTAAATCTTAGCTTTTGAGCAAAATAACAATAAATTGATTATTAGCAAGAAATTGATGGCATGTATTTTATTTGTTGCATGATTGTCAATGCAAACCCTCTAAGATCGGTCCTTCTTGGGAGTGGATATGGCTGGTACTCCACATGGGCTAAAGCTCTCTCAAATGAAGCTCATATTAAGCCATCATTTAATCCATTGCTTTAATTTTTAAAACTCATTAGTAGGTAAATGGCGTGCTGCATGTCTCTTATGGATGTGAGCCCATCTAGTAGATGCTTGGGGACCACATCCTTGAAATCTGAGAGAAACTGCTCTGACGGATGCCCCTGATCACTTCAGAGGGTGTCTTAGCTTTCTGCAGACACCAAGACAAAGACAAAACCTGTCTTCTTCCCCCCGGTTCTCAAATTGCTAAACGGACATAAATTGGGGTTTAAGGGATCTTCTATTCTCCAGTTCTATCTTCTTCAACTTTTCATCAGGTCAAGGCATGAGCTTAATTAATTTCCTTATCATTAAGGGATCTAAATAAACTTTCTCAAGAAAAAAAGTAAACAATAGATCCGATTCTACTTgagatcgaattaaacttttggAAAAATAATTTGAGATCAATCCTAATTCGAAGAACAAATTTTTAAAAACACAAAATGCCCATTTTTATCCGATAAAACTTAAATTCAAACTCAATCAAGCATACATCAAATAAGTAATAAATAGTCCCAAAAAAAATACGTCAGCACAACAATCACTGGGAAAGAACCTGCTATGTACCAAAGCGTGTTGATGTATGGAAGGAAGCTTAACGTTAGTTTTAAAGTGAAATAGTGAAAGATTACAAGTGGAAATTAAATATGCTCATTAAGATATAGTCCAAATGTATAAGTTAAAAATCAAGAAATTAATTTGAAAGCTAGAAGACTACGAAACTAGATCTAGGAGTGAAGAATACTGAGTAGCTTCTTCTTGTTGCTATCAAAGGGCTTCCACACACCAAAAAATCTACCGATGGATGCCTCAAAGTACACCTGCAACCAAAGAATCCACCAACTACCCTCACCCTCGTCCTTAGAATCTACAAGGCTTGCATAAAATCCACCCCATTAAGAAAATGAGAAAGGCAGAATTTGGAAGGATATTCTGATTAACTTGTGGAAACGTGGATACATTGGAGATATTGATAGGCTCTAGGATTCCTACAAGGGACAAGGACAATTAGAATCCTTAGAATCTGAAAAGAAATCAAAAGCTAAGTCTGAGgcttattgttgttaaattagtgAATCTGGAAATAAAAAAGGCTATTTGAAGATAAATTATCCGTTGTCAGATGGCTTCTAAAGTTTTGCAGTTCACCATCAGTTGGATCTGGTCTAGTTTGGACTCCCTTTCATGCTTGGTACCTGTATCATCAGGTTCAAGTCTAGATTCTAACCTTTTATATTAATGGATCAATTTTGGATGGACATAGTTGTGATTCGATCCGATCCATATCCAACCTGGACAAGGGTTTATGGACTTTGCCCTTTATTCCAAGAAGTCATATACATCTGCTCACCAAGGGCTTGGAAAAATGTTTCATATAAACATACTAATCAGTTTGGTTTGTCTGGCCACTGAGCTAATTTAGTTTGATAACAAAAGGTCAACCTATGCAAGGAAGTAGGCATGGTGGTAGGTTGGTAAGTAAAAAGGACATGGAGACCATGGCATAGGCATGTGGGATCTCCATGTTTGCAAAATAAAAAGGATTAAGTGGGCATATAAATCATGAGCTTGGACTATGAAGTAGGCAAGTTAACTTTTAtccaataacaaaaaaaaaaagagagaacaaaTCAATTGCACAAGCTCAGGTCATGCAACAATCTAACTCTAACCTATTACCTCAACCTAAGCCAATATTGATCATCCTGGTAACCTACCTGGATGAGTTGGCTTGAGCTCAATAAAACTTCAAAAAGAATAGAACAGGTCAATCTGCCGATGGTCATGTGAGCTAAAAAGGGGGATAGAAAgttttttgaaatatattttttccttttttggttaaagaaatatatttttttatcttaaaaaaaaatttaaacaagcGGCCAGTCTGTTATAAATTCTTTAATTGTTTCATGAACCCTTTTTCCCTCCCAATTCGCACCGATCCGATTTTGAAACCTCAACAACCGTCAACTTACCCGCACGTTACTCGCTCACCTCTTCTCTCTCAGCTCCTCTCGCTCTATCATTCTTCGACACAACCCCATCACCATGGCTTCCCCACAACCGCCACCGACCACGCCGGCAAACGAGCACGAAGCCGCCCCTCCGCCGCACTCCCTCCACCGTCCCCAGCGACGGCTCTGGTCGAGATTCCGCTTAAGCTCTTGCCTGCCGAGCCCCtgcctccgcccgaagaaggtcctGATCCACTCCTCCTGGATCACCCTAgtcggcctcttcctcatccgccTCGCCACCGCCGACACCAGTAGTGCCACCGAGGCCAGAGTCTTCGCCATCGCCGGCGCCGCCGTCGCCTCGCTCCCCTGGCTCCTCATCTTCCTCGCAACCGCCGCCATCACCGTCTTCTTCGAGGCCGGCATCTGCGACCTCACCTGGATCTTCTCCGGATCAGGAGGCGGGCCGCCCCGGAGGAAGCACCGCCAGGAGCAGAATGCGGAGGACGACGGCAGCGACGACGCAATCGGCGCCGCAGCAAGAGCACGCGGCGGAGGTGCAGCAGACGAAGGGGCCGGGAAGGATGGGACCTGTTTGCCGTCGGCAGTGGATGAAGCGTCGACATCGTCGGCTGCGCCGGCGGCAGCTGAGGCGGCATCGCCACCATGATCGGAACCCTTTCCCGACTTCTCGGAGGCCTGGTATTTGGACTGATTCGATGGGTTCACCTTTGTGGGATTCTGTAATTTTCTTCGGGTGAGTAGTTGTTGATTCTACGGTTAGTGATGGAGCATTATGCAATTGTTTCTATTCTCTCGAACATGAAAATGATTTGGAAATTGAGATCAGTCTTTTATCCCACGCTGATAGCCGTAATTCTGTTTCCATGCGACCGTCCCgatttcttttatatattttgtcAATGAGGAAAGGGCCGACGAGGGTTGGATTTGGACCCACCTTACTTTTGAACAGGACGTGCTCAAGGGGACGTTCTTCtgtgaataaaaaatttacatacgaatctataaaattaaatatctataaattttattgattgacaaaaaaataatttaattattttaataatatttttttattttttaaataaatattattcataaaaaataatttatttatcataaaaatataaataaattagttaataaaaaaattgatctattttttcataatatttatttataaaaaatagattctaaataatataatcaggtatataaattttgaaatacattgaGAACATTTAGATTTTTAACTAATATGTGcagaaaatgatgaatcaaaataATGATGAATCCATTATTATGTGACAATTGCAATGGTCATCGACGCCACCGCATCTTATTTCGATCACCATGTACCCAAaacttaaatcaaaaatttatttttaaaaaaaaaaatgagtaaGACACGAAGTAAATTGACACCATTGTTATGTACTTTTCTTGTTATCAAAGGCCAATGCTTGAAGTTGTCTTTTGATTCCTACTTCAAAGAGTGTAAAAtagaaaaagacaaaaaaaaaaaacctacttTCCACATGCCTGCTACTGTGCGAGCGGTTGCAGCAATTGTTGAAGAAACGGCTGCAAAATTGGTGCACACAGCAAAACCTTTTAAAAGTTTTTTATATAGCTGTTGATCGGGAATTGGGAGGACAAATAGACTACATACACTCACTCAGTCACAAGGAGAAACAAAATGCCAGCCCAACTAAGAACCTGAagatcaccttttttttttttctttcttttttttaatcctCATGTATCCGCCCAGATTGCCGACTCACTCAGATGCATGGCCCGAGATTGCGCCCCTCACAAACCCCTACATATCTCAGGCTTTAGGATTTGGGCACCTAATCAATCAAATAATCTGTAATCCGAATCGAGCGGCTTAAGCCCGAGGGGTATATTCAAATGGGCTCAACTAAGCCAAGCCTGAGCTATTCAAGAACAGCTTAGTTCCTTAGGAAATGCTTAGCATGATAGAAGATGTTGTAAGCCAAAAACACATTTACGATTCCATAAGTACCGATAGCAATTTATCAGCTTACAACCACGAGCATAAACACTCGAATCTTTGAAAATCCAAAAAAAGAGTGACGCCAATCTACTTCAAGAATGGCATCTTTTTTCATGACGGTTTGCTCCACACAAATTCAGAGGTATTCCAACAGCTGTAAATGTACCCAAATCTAAAACAAAGCAGAGCACGAAACAAAAAATACGACCAACAAGCATATTGAAACCTGAAAAGTAGCCAAATCCAATAGACGCAACTTTATAGTAAATAACCAGCAAAAA contains these protein-coding regions:
- the LOC109505875 gene encoding uncharacterized protein, which produces MASPQPPPTTPANEHEAAPPPHSLHRPQRRLWSRFRLSSCLPSPCLRPKKVLIHSSWITLVGLFLIRLATADTSSATEARVFAIAGAAVASLPWLLIFLATAAITVFFEAGICDLTWIFSGSGGGPPRRKHRQEQNAEDDGSDDAIGAAARARGGGAADEGAGKDGTCLPSAVDEASTSSAAPAAAEAASPP